In Alphaproteobacteria bacterium, the following are encoded in one genomic region:
- a CDS encoding low specificity L-threonine aldolase codes for MNFCSDNVSGICEEILNSLIEANQDTASSYGQDSITESLTQQISDIFEHQVVVFPVSTGSAANALALSALTPPFGVIYCHQNAHIHKDECGAPEFFTSGAKLIPIPGDHGKIDLALLTSALQQSGQGVVHHSQPAVISLSELTEYGTIYVPEEIKTISKLAKKYNLKIHMDGARFANALAFLECSPEELTWKSGVDVLSLGATKNGAMAAEVVIFFDPKLATDFIYRRKRAGHLLSKMRFLSVQLQTYFKNDLWLKNARHANTMAQNLTKGLSKFPEIQLCHRVEGNELFLNLPNNLAIYLGNQGFKFYQWDEESFQKPDHQTIRLITSFNTTPEQIDSFLGSINNFYKTSKN; via the coding sequence ATGAATTTTTGTAGCGATAATGTTAGCGGTATATGTGAAGAAATTTTAAACTCCCTTATAGAAGCAAATCAAGATACAGCTTCTTCTTATGGGCAAGATTCTATCACAGAAAGTTTAACACAGCAAATCAGTGATATATTTGAACATCAAGTTGTTGTTTTTCCGGTTTCAACGGGTTCTGCTGCCAATGCCTTGGCTTTGTCGGCCCTGACACCACCCTTTGGTGTTATCTATTGTCATCAAAATGCCCATATTCATAAAGATGAATGTGGCGCCCCCGAATTTTTTACGTCTGGTGCTAAATTAATACCTATTCCAGGGGATCATGGAAAAATTGATTTAGCATTACTAACTTCTGCTTTACAACAATCTGGCCAAGGTGTTGTTCACCATAGCCAGCCTGCGGTCATTAGTCTTTCTGAACTTACCGAATATGGTACGATATATGTACCAGAAGAAATTAAAACGATCAGCAAACTTGCCAAAAAATATAATCTTAAAATTCATATGGACGGCGCACGTTTTGCCAATGCGTTAGCCTTTCTTGAATGTAGTCCTGAAGAATTAACATGGAAATCAGGGGTAGATGTTCTGTCACTAGGGGCCACAAAAAATGGGGCCATGGCTGCCGAGGTCGTAATATTCTTTGACCCTAAACTTGCAACAGATTTCATATATAGACGTAAACGTGCGGGTCATTTACTATCTAAAATGCGCTTTTTAAGTGTGCAACTTCAAACCTATTTTAAAAATGATCTATGGTTGAAAAATGCACGACATGCCAACACTATGGCCCAAAATTTAACCAAAGGTTTATCTAAATTTCCAGAAATTCAACTTTGCCATAGGGTCGAAGGAAATGAGCTTTTTTTAAATTTACCCAATAATTTGGCAATTTATTTGGGTAATCAAGGTTTCAAATTTTATCAATGGGATGAAGAATCATTTCAAAAACCTGATCATCAAACGATTAGATTAATTACATCTTTTAATACAACCCCAGAACAAATTGACAGTTTTCTGGGCTCAATCAATAATTTTTACAAAACATCAAAAAATTAA
- a CDS encoding SGNH/GDSL hydrolase family protein — MIKNILCFGASQTWGWNPENATRYPFDKRWTGVLQNKLGANYHIIEEGLNGRTTVFDDPFQPGRNGSLILPVLLESHAPLDLVILFLGTNDLKPYIQNSTKDGAKKAALGCIRLIRLIWASQCGPKGNKPDILLLSPPWIIEPKGLMEMVFIDVVDESKELAKHYESVARNFNIHFMDLSQFIKPSPIDGIHMDVHNNKILGEKLALTIQEIYKI, encoded by the coding sequence ATGATTAAAAATATCTTATGTTTTGGCGCATCCCAAACCTGGGGATGGAATCCAGAAAATGCTACCCGCTATCCTTTTGATAAACGTTGGACTGGTGTTTTGCAAAATAAACTCGGGGCTAATTATCATATTATTGAAGAAGGTTTAAATGGAAGAACAACAGTTTTTGATGATCCCTTTCAACCTGGCCGTAATGGAAGTCTGATTTTACCTGTTTTGCTTGAATCGCATGCCCCCCTTGATTTAGTTATTTTGTTTTTAGGTACCAATGATCTTAAACCTTATATTCAAAACAGTACAAAAGATGGTGCCAAAAAAGCAGCCTTGGGATGTATAAGGCTAATCCGTTTAATTTGGGCAAGTCAATGTGGCCCCAAGGGTAATAAACCTGATATTCTTTTATTATCCCCACCTTGGATTATTGAGCCCAAAGGATTAATGGAAATGGTCTTTATTGATGTTGTGGATGAATCAAAAGAATTGGCCAAACATTATGAAAGTGTTGCCAGAAATTTTAACATACATTTTATGGATCTTAGCCAATTTATAAAACCATCACCAATTGACGGAATACATATGGATGTTCATAATAATAAAATATTGGGTGAAAAACTTGCCTTAACAATACAAGAAATATATAAAATTTAA
- a CDS encoding RluA family pseudouridine synthase gives MGVRQQEYDLKDQKKYFISVSQDKIGIRLDRYIAETLENISRSRAKTLIEQGFVQLTDTILITDPAYKIKLGQNFAIILPDPISAVPLPQAIILSVVYEDEDLIVINKPAGMVVHPGPGNMENTMVNALIAHCGQSLSGIGGVQRPGIVHRLDKDTSGLIVAAKNDFTHQKLSSYFADRSIERLYTALVWGVPQPLQGQIEGNIGRNPVNRKNMSVLKKHGKPALTYYKVVKNFGLAASIIECKLASGRTHQIRVHLNHKGHSVIGDPVYGKATSHRLAAVNIQARDYISNFKRQALHAKTLGFIHPRTNKELHFDSELPDDMRQLINLLDGK, from the coding sequence ATGGGTGTTCGTCAACAAGAATATGATTTAAAGGATCAGAAAAAATATTTTATATCTGTAAGCCAGGATAAAATAGGTATAAGGCTAGATCGTTATATTGCGGAAACTTTAGAAAATATATCACGAAGCCGGGCAAAAACTTTAATTGAACAAGGGTTTGTCCAATTAACTGATACAATTTTGATAACTGATCCTGCTTACAAAATAAAACTTGGTCAAAATTTTGCCATTATTTTACCCGATCCTATTTCTGCTGTTCCTCTTCCTCAAGCAATAATTTTATCTGTTGTTTATGAAGATGAAGATTTAATTGTTATTAATAAGCCTGCGGGTATGGTGGTTCATCCAGGCCCAGGTAATATGGAAAATACGATGGTAAATGCTCTTATTGCTCATTGTGGTCAAAGTTTATCTGGTATAGGTGGCGTTCAAAGGCCAGGTATTGTTCATCGGCTTGATAAAGATACGAGTGGTTTGATTGTTGCGGCAAAAAATGACTTTACCCACCAAAAACTTTCGTCCTATTTTGCAGATCGATCCATAGAACGCCTATATACAGCCCTTGTATGGGGTGTACCCCAACCCTTACAGGGGCAAATCGAAGGCAATATTGGCAGAAACCCAGTAAACCGTAAAAATATGTCTGTGTTAAAAAAACATGGGAAACCTGCCTTAACATATTATAAAGTTGTAAAGAATTTTGGTCTGGCTGCGAGTATTATTGAATGTAAATTAGCTAGCGGCAGAACACATCAAATTCGGGTGCATTTAAATCATAAAGGTCATAGTGTCATTGGGGATCCAGTTTATGGAAAGGCAACATCCCATAGATTGGCAGCGGTAAATATTCAGGCTCGGGATTATATAAGTAATTTTAAACGTCAAGCTCTTCATGCAAAAACATTGGGTTTTATTCATCCACGGACCAATAAAGAATTGCATTTTGATTCGGAATTACCCGACGATATGAGACAGCTTATTAATCTTTTAGATGGAAAGTAA
- a CDS encoding sugar ABC transporter permease has protein sequence MMASFFKNYLKALGPHTRILVMLLVLAIIFIVFDFISQGTFITPRNLFNLAVQSTVVAIMATGMVLVIVTRHIDLSVGSILGFTGMVTAFLQTEIFFTDNEWGWIASIICGLVVGILIGMWNGYWIAYKAIPSFVVTLGGLLIFRGATFTLSEGETISSLHPNFMMLGGGLSGSIGPFWSWVVAIFMIALIFYSMMANRHRRKKVSFITKSWMIEIITFVFLSVLIIGFVMLMNAYKRPDNDLGHGIPVPVLILMIVALAISFMATKTKLGRYIFAIGGNPEAAALSGINVKKVTVIIFALMGALCAIASVVATARLGSATNAAGELAELKVIAAAVIGGTSLAGGVGTVFGAIVGAVIMQSLESGMSLLDVAPNIQKMVIGMVLILAVWIDMIYLKNKR, from the coding sequence ATGATGGCATCTTTTTTTAAAAATTATTTAAAAGCTTTAGGACCCCATACCAGAATTTTGGTTATGCTTTTGGTATTGGCTATCATTTTTATTGTCTTTGATTTTATCAGTCAGGGTACATTTATCACGCCGCGAAATCTTTTTAACCTTGCTGTACAAAGTACTGTGGTTGCTATTATGGCAACAGGAATGGTTTTGGTGATTGTAACGCGCCATATAGATTTATCTGTTGGGTCTATCTTGGGTTTTACAGGGATGGTAACAGCTTTTCTTCAGACAGAGATTTTTTTTACTGATAATGAATGGGGATGGATTGCCAGTATTATCTGTGGTCTTGTTGTTGGTATTTTAATTGGTATGTGGAATGGGTATTGGATTGCCTATAAAGCTATCCCATCTTTTGTTGTAACCTTGGGTGGGCTTCTTATTTTTCGGGGTGCAACCTTTACGCTTTCGGAAGGCGAAACAATAAGCTCACTTCATCCCAATTTTATGATGTTGGGTGGTGGATTATCAGGATCAATCGGCCCGTTTTGGAGCTGGGTCGTTGCTATCTTTATGATTGCCTTAATTTTTTATTCAATGATGGCAAATAGGCATCGCCGTAAGAAAGTAAGTTTTATAACAAAATCTTGGATGATAGAAATCATTACGTTTGTTTTTCTATCGGTTTTGATTATTGGTTTTGTTATGTTGATGAATGCCTATAAAAGACCAGATAATGACCTTGGACATGGTATTCCTGTACCTGTTTTAATTTTAATGATTGTAGCTTTAGCCATTTCATTTATGGCAACCAAAACAAAACTTGGCCGTTATATTTTTGCAATAGGTGGTAATCCTGAAGCGGCCGCGCTTTCCGGGATTAATGTTAAAAAGGTAACTGTGATTATCTTTGCGCTTATGGGGGCTTTGTGTGCCATTGCATCTGTTGTAGCAACTGCCCGCTTGGGGTCTGCCACAAATGCGGCAGGTGAACTTGCCGAATTAAAGGTTATTGCGGCAGCTGTGATTGGCGGTACATCTCTTGCAGGTGGGGTTGGCACAGTCTTTGGTGCCATCGTGGGGGCCGTCATTATGCAAAGTTTAGAAAGTGGGATGTCTTTATTAGATGTTGCACCCAATATTCAAAAAATGGTTATTGGTATGGTTCTAATTTTGGCGGTGTGGATTGATATGATATATTTAAAAAATAAACGTTAA
- a CDS encoding cupin domain-containing protein, whose protein sequence is MLDHKILKIISFKDLNPVAEEATPKKILKGTPKTTTYNYYTDQTEQFYSGIWESTVGLWEINYETNEHEFCHIIEGSGIITGDNKYHYAFKAGDSFIIPPGFKGTWETLSTLKKYYAIFVSK, encoded by the coding sequence ATGTTGGATCACAAAATTTTAAAAATCATATCATTTAAAGATCTCAATCCCGTGGCTGAAGAGGCAACGCCTAAAAAAATTTTAAAAGGCACACCCAAAACAACAACCTATAATTATTATACAGATCAAACAGAACAATTTTATAGTGGTATTTGGGAATCAACTGTTGGTTTGTGGGAAATAAATTATGAAACGAACGAACATGAATTTTGTCATATTATAGAAGGTTCTGGAATTATTACCGGGGATAATAAGTATCATTATGCTTTTAAAGCGGGCGATTCATTTATTATTCCGCCTGGTTTCAAAGGTACGTGGGAAACATTAAGCACTTTAAAAAAATATTATGCGATTTTTGTATCAAAATAA
- a CDS encoding NAD(P)(+) transhydrogenase (Re/Si-specific) subunit beta has protein sequence MDNSIFDLLYLLSALCFILALKGLASPLSARFGNYVGMVGMALAIGTTLFAFHITNFTLILTALISGGLIGLIMAWRISMTALPQLVAAFHSLIGLSAVCVALVAFYRPDQFGIGRIGYLSSASLIEMGLGSIVGAITFSGSLIAFGKLQALLSSAPLLFKKQQWVNIVLFVILIGLFVLFVSSQNQFVFWGLIFLSFALGFLLVLPVGGADMPVVVSMLNSYSGWAASGIGFTLHNNLLIITGALVGASGAILSYVMCKAMNRSIFNVLFAAFSTGDTTQNKQIAEARPIKTGNAEDAAFLMGNASSIIIVPGYGMAVAQAQHVLKELADLLKNKNIDVRYAIHPVAGRMPGHMNVLLAEANVPYDDVLELDEINRDFSTTDIALVIGANDITNPAAKNDKQSPIYGMPILNVGDAQTVLFIKRSMASGYAGIENDLFFQNNTMMLFGDAKKVCEDIIKAL, from the coding sequence ATGGATAATTCAATTTTTGACCTTTTATATTTACTATCTGCTCTTTGTTTTATTTTAGCTTTAAAAGGATTGGCATCCCCCCTATCTGCCAGATTTGGTAATTATGTTGGCATGGTTGGAATGGCATTAGCTATCGGGACGACATTATTTGCTTTTCATATAACAAACTTTACCCTTATTTTGACAGCCCTTATCAGTGGGGGATTAATTGGTTTAATCATGGCCTGGCGTATTTCAATGACAGCCTTACCCCAATTGGTTGCCGCATTTCATAGTTTAATTGGCTTATCAGCTGTATGTGTTGCTCTTGTTGCTTTTTACCGGCCTGATCAATTTGGTATTGGCAGGATTGGGTATTTATCATCTGCCAGCCTTATTGAAATGGGGCTGGGCAGTATTGTGGGGGCGATTACATTTTCGGGATCATTAATTGCATTTGGTAAACTTCAAGCCTTGCTTTCAAGTGCACCTTTACTATTTAAAAAGCAACAATGGGTTAATATAGTTTTATTTGTTATTCTTATTGGATTATTTGTTTTATTTGTATCAAGCCAAAATCAATTTGTTTTTTGGGGATTAATTTTCCTTTCTTTTGCTCTTGGTTTTTTACTTGTTTTGCCGGTTGGTGGGGCTGATATGCCCGTGGTTGTATCCATGTTAAATTCTTATTCCGGCTGGGCCGCATCGGGTATCGGATTTACCTTGCATAATAATCTTTTAATTATTACAGGGGCACTCGTGGGGGCATCGGGCGCTATTCTTAGCTACGTGATGTGTAAAGCTATGAATAGATCAATTTTTAACGTATTATTTGCTGCCTTTAGCACAGGTGATACAACCCAGAACAAACAAATTGCAGAAGCAAGACCTATTAAAACAGGTAATGCCGAAGATGCTGCTTTTTTAATGGGTAATGCAAGTTCAATTATTATTGTCCCTGGCTATGGTATGGCTGTGGCCCAAGCGCAACATGTCTTGAAAGAATTAGCAGATTTATTAAAAAATAAAAATATCGATGTCCGATATGCCATTCATCCCGTTGCTGGAAGAATGCCGGGACATATGAACGTTTTATTAGCAGAAGCAAATGTTCCCTATGATGATGTTCTTGAGCTTGATGAAATTAATCGTGATTTTTCCACAACAGATATTGCTCTTGTGATTGGGGCTAATGATATTACCAATCCCGCGGCCAAGAATGATAAACAAAGCCCTATTTATGGAATGCCTATCTTGAATGTGGGGGATGCACAAACAGTGCTTTTTATTAAACGATCAATGGCATCAGGCTATGCAGGTATTGAAAATGATTTATTTTTTCAAAATAATACCATGATGCTTTTTGGTGATGCCAAAAAAGTTTGTGAAGATATTATAAAAGCTCTTTAA
- a CDS encoding ATP-binding cassette domain-containing protein yields the protein MSHQSLPLVEMCGVSKFFGGVHAVENVSISLYPGEVVGLLGHNGAGKTTLIKMLSGALPIDKGDIFIQGKKVDIKTPKDARDYGIETIYQTLALADNLDAASNIFLGREKTTMWNVLDDVSMEKEARSVLHRLNPNFQNIKDTVKNLSGGQRQSIAIARAILFNAKILIMDEPTAALGPQETAMVGELIKRLKNEGIGIFLISHDIHDVFNLADRVVVLKNGRLVGTCKTQDVTKDDILQMIILGALPTKHH from the coding sequence ATGTCTCATCAATCTTTACCTTTGGTTGAAATGTGTGGGGTAAGCAAATTTTTTGGTGGGGTCCATGCTGTTGAAAATGTATCCATTTCCCTTTATCCCGGTGAAGTTGTTGGGTTGCTTGGCCATAATGGGGCAGGGAAAACAACCTTAATAAAAATGTTATCAGGGGCATTACCAATTGATAAAGGGGATATTTTTATCCAAGGAAAAAAAGTTGATATTAAAACACCAAAAGATGCACGCGATTACGGGATTGAAACAATTTATCAAACCTTGGCCCTTGCTGATAATTTGGATGCAGCATCTAACATATTTTTAGGCCGGGAAAAAACAACCATGTGGAATGTTCTAGATGATGTATCTATGGAAAAAGAAGCAAGATCGGTTTTGCATAGACTGAACCCAAATTTTCAAAATATTAAAGATACAGTTAAAAACCTATCGGGTGGTCAAAGACAATCTATCGCCATAGCACGGGCAATTTTATTTAATGCCAAAATTCTTATCATGGATGAACCAACAGCAGCTTTGGGCCCGCAGGAAACGGCTATGGTGGGGGAGTTAATCAAACGCCTCAAGAATGAAGGTATTGGGATTTTTCTAATCAGCCATGATATCCATGATGTCTTTAATTTAGCAGATCGGGTTGTCGTGTTAAAAAATGGACGTTTGGTGGGAACATGTAAAACCCAAGATGTAACCAAAGATGATATTCTTCAAATGATTATTTTAGGAGCTTTACCAACCAAACATCATTAA
- a CDS encoding Re/Si-specific NAD(P)(+) transhydrogenase subunit alpha, giving the protein MKIGIIKEKKTDENRVAITPDIVKKITNYGFTVLIENGAGEKSFYLDDDYKFAGAILEKNAETILKDIDIYLKVQLSSPEDSFNEISHLKLGCVLIGLLNPFNFDKKNLDLLASKYISTFAMELIPRITRAQSMDVLSSQSNLAGYRAVIEAAYEYKSTFPLFMTAAGTVKAAKIMVIGAGVAGLQAIATAKRLGGIVIATDVRAAAKEQVESLGAKFISIDQHQNNESSTGYAKEVDADYKKRQHDLLAEVIKDQDIVITTALIPGKPAPIMITQSMVATMKPGSIIVDLAALNGGNCELTKPGEIFIYNNIKIIGHTNIPSHLAKDASALYAKNLYNFLQLIMNKEQKTFIDLEDEIIKSTLLTHEGKIINPLLLS; this is encoded by the coding sequence ATGAAAATTGGTATTATTAAGGAAAAAAAAACTGATGAAAATCGGGTGGCTATAACACCAGATATTGTAAAAAAAATTACAAATTATGGGTTTACTGTTTTAATTGAAAATGGGGCAGGAGAAAAATCTTTTTACCTTGATGATGATTATAAATTTGCTGGTGCCATTTTAGAAAAAAATGCAGAAACTATTTTAAAAGACATCGATATTTATTTAAAGGTTCAACTATCTTCGCCAGAAGATAGTTTTAATGAAATATCCCATTTAAAATTGGGTTGTGTATTAATTGGTTTATTAAATCCTTTTAATTTTGATAAAAAAAATTTGGATTTACTTGCCAGTAAATATATTTCAACTTTTGCTATGGAATTAATACCAAGAATTACAAGGGCGCAATCTATGGATGTTTTGTCATCCCAATCAAACCTTGCGGGATATAGGGCGGTCATTGAAGCTGCTTATGAATATAAAAGTACATTTCCTTTATTTATGACAGCGGCTGGTACGGTTAAAGCTGCCAAAATTATGGTGATTGGGGCGGGCGTTGCAGGTCTGCAAGCAATTGCAACTGCAAAAAGGCTTGGGGGTATTGTTATTGCCACCGATGTACGGGCAGCAGCTAAAGAACAAGTTGAAAGTTTAGGGGCAAAATTTATATCCATAGATCAACACCAAAATAATGAAAGCAGCACAGGATACGCCAAAGAAGTTGATGCAGATTATAAAAAAAGACAACATGATCTTTTGGCTGAAGTTATTAAAGACCAAGATATTGTTATTACCACGGCCTTAATTCCTGGAAAACCAGCACCTATCATGATTACACAATCTATGGTTGCAACAATGAAGCCAGGATCAATTATTGTTGATTTGGCGGCACTTAATGGCGGAAATTGTGAATTAACCAAACCAGGTGAAATCTTTATCTATAATAATATAAAAATTATCGGGCACACAAATATACCAAGCCATCTTGCCAAAGATGCAAGTGCCCTTTACGCCAAAAATCTTTATAATTTTTTGCAATTAATTATGAATAAAGAGCAAAAAACATTTATTGATTTAGAAGATGAAATTATCAAATCAACGCTTTTAACCCATGAAGGCAAAATTATTAATCCTCTTCTTTTATCTTAA
- a CDS encoding cold-shock protein, with protein sequence MTNGTVKWFNHRKGYGFIQPQDGSKDVFVHITALEKAGISHLKEGQKLSYELATDKGKTAAVNLKLS encoded by the coding sequence ATGACTAATGGTACAGTAAAGTGGTTTAATCACCGCAAAGGATACGGCTTCATCCAACCTCAAGATGGTTCAAAAGACGTTTTCGTTCATATTACTGCTTTGGAAAAAGCTGGTATTTCTCATTTAAAAGAAGGACAAAAATTGTCTTATGAACTTGCTACCGACAAAGGCAAAACAGCTGCTGTTAATCTTAAACTTTCATAA
- a CDS encoding UbiX family flavin prenyltransferase — protein MTQQKKQRIIIGISGASGIVYSLCFLEKLRQLSIETHLVISSSAERTLAYETNKKLKDIIKMADFYYRHDDIGAAISSGSFLTMGMIIAPCSVRSMSEIATGVTSNLLTRAADVCLKERRKLVLLVRETPLHSGHLRTMLTLSDMGAIIAPPVPAFYAKPKNLDDMVEHTVGRVGDLFDLEFGFIRRWGEEKSLKKRSDN, from the coding sequence ATGACTCAACAAAAAAAACAAAGAATTATTATTGGAATAAGCGGGGCCTCTGGTATTGTTTATAGTTTGTGTTTTTTAGAAAAACTTCGACAATTGTCGATTGAAACGCATTTGGTTATTTCATCGTCAGCCGAACGCACCTTGGCGTATGAAACAAACAAAAAACTTAAAGACATTATTAAAATGGCCGATTTTTATTATCGACATGATGATATTGGGGCTGCTATCTCTAGTGGTTCTTTTTTAACGATGGGAATGATAATTGCACCTTGTTCTGTTCGTAGCATGTCTGAAATTGCCACAGGTGTTACATCCAATTTATTAACAAGGGCTGCAGATGTATGTCTTAAAGAAAGACGAAAATTGGTTTTATTGGTCAGAGAAACCCCTCTTCATTCTGGACATTTACGTACCATGTTAACCCTTTCAGATATGGGGGCAATTATTGCACCCCCTGTTCCTGCTTTTTATGCGAAACCTAAAAATTTGGATGATATGGTCGAACATACAGTGGGTAGAGTTGGCGATCTTTTTGATCTTGAATTTGGATTTATTAGAAGGTGGGGGGAAGAAAAATCCTTAAAAAAGCGATCTGACAATTAG
- a CDS encoding proton-translocating transhydrogenase family protein: protein MAENLNQTLDSLNKQAQDFVGQLDTIANQAMVSLNVQSHLTQDPFIQELTVFILACFVGYYVVWKVTPALHSPLMSVTNAISSVVIVGALIALGINQFGLTQILGFVAVFLASINIFGGFMITRRMLGMFKKKR, encoded by the coding sequence ATGGCTGAAAATTTGAACCAAACCTTGGATAGTTTAAATAAACAAGCCCAAGATTTTGTAGGTCAATTAGATACGATTGCTAATCAAGCAATGGTATCTTTGAATGTGCAATCCCATTTAACTCAAGATCCTTTTATTCAAGAATTAACAGTATTTATTTTGGCCTGTTTTGTAGGGTATTATGTGGTGTGGAAGGTAACACCTGCCTTACACTCTCCCTTAATGTCTGTGACCAATGCTATATCCTCTGTGGTAATTGTTGGTGCTTTAATAGCCCTTGGTATTAATCAATTTGGATTAACCCAAATTCTAGGTTTTGTAGCCGTATTTCTAGCATCTATCAATATATTTGGGGGATTTATGATTACGCGGCGTATGCTTGGTATGTTTAAAAAGAAAAGATAA
- the corA gene encoding magnesium/cobalt transporter CorA translates to MSMVVGFAAYSNGRRIAEYDLDKIEKLEFKPKEFVWIGLHEPDENLLRKVQSLFNLHDLAIEDAHTAHQRPKFEIYGDSVFIVLHTAQKADARIEFGETHFFIAKNYLVTVRHGSTIAYKDLRARCENQPEMLKKGVNFVLYSLLDFIVDNYMPVLATIEDEVTILENNILHKKFDLQTIEDIYDLKRDLLSLRRIVSPLSDIITKLVRFDTLFDDKVLDDYYRDVIDHALRILETIDSLRELLTATLETYFLILSTQQNDVTKKLAAWAAILAIPTSICSIYGMNFDFMPELRWHYGYFGLLGILFGVCGYLYYRFRKAGWL, encoded by the coding sequence ATGTCAATGGTTGTTGGTTTTGCCGCCTATTCGAATGGGCGCCGTATTGCAGAATATGATCTTGATAAAATCGAAAAATTAGAATTTAAACCCAAAGAATTTGTTTGGATTGGACTACATGAACCAGATGAGAATTTGTTGCGTAAAGTGCAAAGTCTTTTCAATCTTCATGATTTGGCGATCGAAGATGCCCATACAGCTCATCAAAGACCAAAATTTGAAATTTATGGCGATTCTGTTTTTATAGTTCTTCATACCGCACAAAAAGCTGATGCGCGTATTGAATTTGGGGAAACCCATTTTTTCATTGCCAAAAATTATTTGGTAACTGTTAGACATGGATCAACCATTGCCTATAAAGATTTACGTGCACGATGTGAAAATCAACCCGAAATGCTTAAAAAAGGAGTGAATTTTGTTCTTTATTCTTTACTAGATTTTATTGTTGATAATTACATGCCTGTGTTGGCAACCATTGAAGATGAAGTTACAATTTTAGAAAATAATATTTTACATAAAAAATTCGATCTTCAAACGATTGAAGATATTTATGATTTAAAACGTGATTTGCTATCTTTACGTCGGATTGTATCACCACTTAGCGATATTATTACCAAGCTAGTACGTTTTGATACATTATTTGATGATAAAGTTTTAGATGATTATTATCGTGATGTTATTGATCATGCGTTACGTATTTTAGAAACGATTGATAGTTTGCGTGAATTGCTTACCGCGACATTGGAAACATATTTTTTGATTCTTTCGACCCAACAAAATGATGTGACCAAAAAATTGGCAGCATGGGCTGCTATACTTGCGATACCAACATCAATATGCAGTATTTATGGAATGAATTTTGATTTTATGCCAGAACTTCGATGGCATTACGGGTATTTTGGCCTTCTTGGTATTTTATTTGGGGTATGTGGCTATTTATACTATCGCTTTCGTAAAGCTGGATGGTTATAG
- a CDS encoding YdcH family protein, producing MSEQSHLDALKHKHNELENLIKKENLRPQPDQNIMNQLKRMKLRIKEEISVFNG from the coding sequence ATGTCGGAACAAAGTCACCTTGACGCTTTAAAACATAAACATAATGAACTAGAAAATCTAATAAAAAAAGAAAATCTTCGCCCCCAACCTGATCAAAATATCATGAACCAACTTAAACGTATGAAATTACGCATTAAAGAAGAAATATCCGTTTTTAATGGCTAA